TTTCGTCGGGCAGGAGGTCGAGCAGGCTGCGGTCGTCGTCGTGATTGAAGGGTACGTCCAGGGAAATGCAGTGGCTGAACGAACTGAGGGCCTCGTTGATCTCTTCGACTGAAATATCCATTTCCTCGGCGATTTCATCGATATCGGGCTTGCGGCCGAGTTCGTGCTGCAAGTGCTTTGAGGTCTGCTTGATGCGGCGAAGTTCTTCGGAGCGGTTGACGGGGACGCGAACGGTCCTCGACTGGTTGGCTATGGACTGTATGATGGCCTGGCGTATCCACCAGACGGCATAGGAGATGAACTTGTAGCCCCTGGTTTCATCGAATTTCTTGGCGGCCCGCATGAGGCCCATGTTACCCTCGTTGATCATGTCCAGCAGGGGCAGGCCGTAGTTCTGGTACTGACGGGCCACGCTGACGACGAACCTGAGATTGGCCTTCACCAGCTTGTCCAGCGCATTCTGGTCGCCCTGCTTGATCAAACGGGCCAGCCGCACTTCCTCCTCGGCCGTGATCAAGGGATACTTGGACATTTCGGCCAGATAGCGGTAGAGCGCCTGTTCGTACCTGGCCCCGTTTCCATAGGATTCCTGGTATGATGTGCCGATCTTCCCTCACCTCCCCCTCGCGACATGCGCACTGCGCTTCTGTCCCGTCCGCTCCGGCCTATGCGGGCCCGTTACCCGTTACCCCGTGATCGATTGTGGTGTAAACGGTGTGCTGAACGATGCGTGCCATACAGGGTCCTGTAAAAGCTGTCCAGAATATGCGAGCGGCAAAGACGCCATCGTCAGACAGACGGAAAGGACATTCCGGCGGGTGCGCGTTCGAAATTGAAATTGCGTCGTTGCTTAAGCCAGTGGGAACCGGAAAGGACCGCCGTCGAATACGACCGCAATCCAACATGCACGGACCATGCGGACCATCGACAAGGACTGGCCCGGACGAACGGTCCCAGCGTAGATAAATTACACCGAAACGCCCGTCAAGTCAAGTGTTTTCCCTTTAAGATTGACAGGCGCAGGGCCGGTGGATAGATTGGGCACGCTCAAAACCGGACGCCGACCCACGAACGGAGAACCTTCCCGCGAAGGAAACCACAGCGGATGACCGCGGAATCGAAGACCCGGCGTATTGCCGTCGTGAACAGGAAAGACGTGGTGGACGCCGTAGGCGAAGGGCTCCGCGGCGATATCCTCGACCTGGGCATCGGGGGCGTCGAGGCCGTTCGGCACGTCCGGCTCTACGCGCTCCACGGCGCGCTGTCGGCCGCCGAACTGGACCGGATCACCACCGGTCTGCTTGCCGATCCGGTCACCCAGGAACATCTCGAAATCGCCGACACGGGCCTGCCGGTCGCTCCCGGAGAGTGGGGCGTGGAAGTGTGGTTCAGGTCCGGGGTAACCGACGCCGTGGGCGAAACGGCGCTGAAAGGCAGCCGCGACCTGGGCGTCGCGGGGATAGAATCGGTGGACACAGGGCGGGGCTACATCCTGGCGGGTCCGCTCATCCGGTCGCAGGTCGACACCATATGCCGTCGGCTGCTGGCCAACGACGTGATCGAAAGATACGCATGTTACGAAGGGGGCCAATGACCTTCGAGGCCGACCACACGGTCGAGACCTTCTCCCTGCTGAAGGCGACCGACGATGAAATGACGCGGCTGAGCCGGGACGGCATGCTGGCGCTCAACCTGGAGGAAATGCGGTCGATCCGGCGCCATTTCGATGCGCTTGGCCGCGACCCGACGGACGTCGAAATGGAGACGCTGGCCCAGACCTGGTCCGAGCACTGCAAGCACAAGGTCTTCAACGGGGTCATCGACTACGTATCGGGCCGTAAGAAGGAGCGCATCGACAACCTCTTCGCCCGCACTATCAGGAAGGCGACCGAAGACATCCGCCGGGCCCAGGGGCCGAACGACCGCTGTGTATCCGTGTTCGTCGACAACGCCGGGATCATCGAATTCGACGAAGACTATCATCTCGTCTTCAAGGTAGAAACGCATAACCATCCTTCGGCGCTGGATCCCTACGGCGGCGCCAACACGGGCATCGGCGGGGTCATTCGCGATCCGCTCGGGACGGGCCTGGGCGGCAAGCCCATATTCAACACGGACGTCTTCTGCTTCGCGCCGCCCGACTTCCCCTACGACGGTCTGCCGGAAGGCGTATTGCACCCGAAACGCGTCTTCAAGGGCGTCGTGGCCGGCGTCCGGGACTACGGCAACCGGATGGGCATACCGACCGTCAACGGGGCCATCCTGTTCGACGAGCGGTACCTGGGCAACCCGCTGGTATACTGCGGCACCGCGGCCATCATCCCGGTCGACCGGTGCGATAAATCCGCCGAACCGGGCGATCTCGTCGTCACCATCGGCGGGCGGACGGGTCGTGACGGGATCCACGGGGCCACGTTCTCATCCATCGAACTGACAGACGCTTCGGAATCCACCGCCACGCAGGCCGTTCAAATCGGAAATCCCATCGAGGAGAAGAAGATCCTCGACGTCCTGATGCAGGCGCGGGACCGCAGGCTCTACCGGAACATCACCGACTGCGGCGCCGGCGGTTTCTCATCGGCCATCGGCGAGATGGGAGAGGATACGGGCGCGGAAGTTCACCTGGAGAAGGCGCCCCTGAAATACGGCGGCCTGAAACCGTGGGAGATCTTTCTCTCGGAATCCCAGGAACGCATGATCCTGGCCGTTCCCCCCGAGCACATCGATGCCCTGCGCGACCTCTGCGCGAGCGAAGACGTCGAGGCCTCGGTGATCGGCAAATTCACCGGCGACCGGCGTCTCAGGGTCACCCATAAGCCCGATGCGGGAGAAAGCCGGATTACCGTCGCGGACCTGGACATGGAGTTCCTGCACAAGGGGGTGCCGCGCATCGTCCGGACGGCCCGGTGGGATCCACCGGACCATCCCGAGCCGCCCGCGGCCGGCCGTCCCGGTCCCGCGCAGAGCCTGGTCCGGCTGCTGTCATCCTGGAACGTGGCGAGCAAGGAGTGGGTCGTCCGCCAGTACGATCACGAGGTACAGGGCGGAAGCGTGCTGAAGCCGCTTCAGGGCGCCCGCAACGACGGCCCGGGCGACGCCGCCGTCGTGCGCCCCGTGCTCTCGTCGGACCGGGGCGTCATCGTCGCCAACGGCATCAACCCCTCCTATGGCGATGTAGACCCGTACTGGATGGCGGCATCCGCCATCGACGAGGCCCTCCGCCAGATTACCTGCGTCGGGGGCCGTATCGACCGGACCGCACTGCTGGACAACTTCTGCTGGGGCAATCCGGACAAGCCGGACCGCCTCGCCGCGCTGGTCCGCGCGGCCAAGGCCTGTTACGACGTCGCGGTAGCCTACGGCACGCCTTTCATCTCGGGGAAGGACAGCTTCTACAACGAGTTCTCCGACGGCGAAAGGACCATCGCCATCCCGCCCACGCTGCTCATCTCGGCCATCTGCGTGATGGACGACGTGCGCAAGGCGGTCAGCATGGACGTCAAGGCGCCTGGAAACAGCATCTTCGTCGTAGGACGCACGCGCGATGAACTGGGCGGTTCCCGGTACTACCGCATGCTCGGATTCGTCGGGCGGAACGTGCCGACCGTGGACGCCATTGCAGGGAGCGGGACCATGAACCGGTTGCACGAGGCCATTTCGCAAGGCATCGTGGCCGCCTGTCACGACTGCTCCGAGGGCGGCCTCGCCGTGGCCGCGGCGGAAATGGCCTTCGCGGGCGGAT
The Gemmatimonadota bacterium DNA segment above includes these coding regions:
- a CDS encoding RNA polymerase sigma factor RpoD/SigA; amino-acid sequence: MSKYPLITAEEEVRLARLIKQGDQNALDKLVKANLRFVVSVARQYQNYGLPLLDMINEGNMGLMRAAKKFDETRGYKFISYAVWWIRQAIIQSIANQSRTVRVPVNRSEELRRIKQTSKHLQHELGRKPDIDEIAEEMDISVEEINEALSSFSHCISLDVPFNHDDDRSLLDLLPDEMQTAPDESTMLQFLKSDVGKVLDTLPPREAEVIRLYFGVGSERAHTLEEIGIRFGLTRERIRQIKERALQRLRHATRSGKLSPYLRDDD